In Candidatus Rokuibacteriota bacterium, the genomic stretch CCCCATGGAAACGTGGTCGGCGAGGTCGGCAAAGGATTTGACGTGCTCGTTCAGTTCTTCCCAGCCAGCAATGCCTATGCCGCGGCGAGCGTTTTGGGTGTCGCCGAAGCGACCTACCAGCGTACGGTTCGGTGGACGCGGGAGCGCGTCCAAGGGGGATGCCCGCTTATCGAGCATGATCTCGTGGCGGCGGAACTGGCCGAGATGCGCATGCTGATCGACGCCGCGCGTGCGTACGTCTACCAGGCGGCTTGGGCTGCTGACCATCGAGAGGACGGCTGGGATCCCACCCTGGGCGCGTTCCCGAAGGTCTTTGCTTCACGGGTCGCGTGGCGCGTGGTGACCGGGGCCATGGAGCTGCACGGCGGCTACGGCTACATGCGCGAGACGGGCCTGGAAAAGCTGGTCCGTGACGCGGCCGCCTTCCTTCATTCTGACGGCGCGAACCGCTCGCTCCTGCTCAAGGGAGCACGCTTCATCCGCCAGGCCGGGTGAGCGGCGGCCGGTGCCCTGCGATGGGCGAGACATACCCCAAGCTCCGGGTGGCGGCCGTTCAGGCGGCACCGGTGTTTTTGAACCGGGACGCCTCGGTGGAGAAGGCCTGCCGGCTCATCCGGGAGGCCGGCGCTCACGGGGCGCGGCTCGTCGGGTTCCCGGAGGGGTTCGTCCCCGCCCATCCCGTCTGGTATCACTTCCGGCCAGCTACTGAGAAGGAGAGCCACCGGCTGGCGCGCGAGCTGGTGAAGAACTCGGTGGAGATCCCGGGTCCGGCCACCGAGGCGCTCGGCGCGGCGGCCCGGGCGGCCAAATGCTACGTCGTCATCGGCGTTTGTGAGAAGCGGCCGGGCGCCATGGGCACGCTGTACAACACCCAGCTCTTCATCGACTGCCACGGCCGGATCCTTGGGAAGCATCAGAAGCTGATGCCGACGGTGGGCGAGCGGCTGGTGCACACGGGCGGGTTCGGCGATACCCTGCTCACCTTCGATACCGAGTTCGGCAAGCTCAGCGGGCTCATCTGCGGGGAGAATTCCAACCCCCTGGCCATTTTTGCCCTGGCCGCCCAGGGTACTGGCCTCCATGTCGCGAGCTGGCCCAACCACTTCTCGCCCAGCGAGCACAAGATGCGAGACGTGGTCATGTTCGCCAGCCGCTCGCTGTCCTACAAGGCGAACTGCTTTGTCCTGAACTGTTGCGGCATCATCTCCGAGGAGATGAAGCGGGTGCTCCCCTACGCGGAAGCGGATCGCGCCTTCCTGGAGGAGGCGGACAACGGAGGCGGCACCTGCATCATCGGCGCCAACAGCCTCGTCCTCGCCGGCCCCATGGGTGGGGAGGAAGGCATCCTGTACGCGGATATCGACCTGGAAGACGTAGTGCAGGCGAAGCTTGTGCACGATTACGCCGGGCACTACAACCGTCCGGACATCTTCACACTGACGGTCAGGTCAGCGGTTCCCACACTGTTCCAGCGCCTGGACGCACCGCCCGGGGCCCCAGCGCCGGCCGAAGAGGTCCCCCAGGCCGGTGAGAATGCAGGCGAGCAATAGCGACCCGCTGGCGTACACGGAATTCTGTCGCCGTCTACGTCCTCACCACCGTGTACGCTCCCGCGGGGATCGCCGGGGGCGCTCAGGCACTTCGCGAAAGGACAGCGGGCCCGCCCCGGCGCTCCTGACGTTTAACCTCAACTCGGGCAGTCCGAGGAGGGACGAGAGATGGGCAAGAAACTCATCGTGACGGTACTCGGCAGCTTAAGCGTGATGGCCGTCCTGGGGCCGAGCCTTGCATGGGCCCAGAAGGCGCCCATCAAGATCGGCTTCCTGGCCCCGGTGACGGGCGGCGCCGCCGCGGTCGGAAAGGACATGGTCAACGGCTTCATGAAGTACCTCGATGAGCAGGACAACCAGATTGCTGGCCGCAACGTCGAGGTGATTGTGGAGGACACGCAGGGCCTGCCTGCGGTGGCGCTGACCAAGCTCCGGAAGCTGGTAGAGAGCGACAGGGTTCACGTCATCGCGGGCTTGCTCTTCGCCCATGTGGGCTACGCGCTGGCGCCGAAGGTGGACGAGTACGGGATCCCCATGCTCTACCCGGTGGTGTCGGCCGACGACCTGACGCAGCGAAAGCCTGCCAGGTGGGTGGTCCGGACCGGCTGGACCTCGAGCCAGCCCTCCCACCCCTTCGGGGAGTGGGTGTACAAGAGGCTCGGATACAAGAAGGTGGTGACCATCGCTCAGGACTACGCCTTCGGCTACGAGGTGGTCGGCGGATTCCAGAAGACCTTCGAGGAGGCCGGGGGCCAGATCATCCAGAAGCTCTGGGCCCCGATCGGCACCACCGACTTTGGGCCGTACCTGGCCCAGATCCGACGGGAAGCTGACGCCGTCTTTGCCCTGATGGTGGCCATCTCGTCGCTCCGCTTCCCGAAGCAGTACCAGGATGCCGGGCTGAAGGCCAGGATCCCGCTCATTGGCGGGGGCACCACCTTTGACGAGTTCGTCCTGCCCTCGCTGGGTGACGAGGCCATCGGCGGGATCACCCCGCTTATCTACAGCGCCGCGCTCGACACGCCGGTGAACACGCGCTTCGTCAGGCAGTACCGAGCGAAGTACGGGAAGGTCCCCTC encodes the following:
- a CDS encoding carbon-nitrogen hydrolase family protein, translated to MGETYPKLRVAAVQAAPVFLNRDASVEKACRLIREAGAHGARLVGFPEGFVPAHPVWYHFRPATEKESHRLARELVKNSVEIPGPATEALGAAARAAKCYVVIGVCEKRPGAMGTLYNTQLFIDCHGRILGKHQKLMPTVGERLVHTGGFGDTLLTFDTEFGKLSGLICGENSNPLAIFALAAQGTGLHVASWPNHFSPSEHKMRDVVMFASRSLSYKANCFVLNCCGIISEEMKRVLPYAEADRAFLEEADNGGGTCIIGANSLVLAGPMGGEEGILYADIDLEDVVQAKLVHDYAGHYNRPDIFTLTVRSAVPTLFQRLDAPPGAPAPAEEVPQAGENAGEQ
- a CDS encoding ABC transporter substrate-binding protein, whose protein sequence is MGKKLIVTVLGSLSVMAVLGPSLAWAQKAPIKIGFLAPVTGGAAAVGKDMVNGFMKYLDEQDNQIAGRNVEVIVEDTQGLPAVALTKLRKLVESDRVHVIAGLLFAHVGYALAPKVDEYGIPMLYPVVSADDLTQRKPARWVVRTGWTSSQPSHPFGEWVYKRLGYKKVVTIAQDYAFGYEVVGGFQKTFEEAGGQIIQKLWAPIGTTDFGPYLAQIRREADAVFALMVAISSLRFPKQYQDAGLKARIPLIGGGTTFDEFVLPSLGDEAIGGITPLIYSAALDTPVNTRFVRQYRAKYGKVPSYYSETCYTAARWINEAAKAIDGDVESREKFLAALKKVEIPDAPRGPIKLDAYGNPIQNIYVRKVEKKGGELWNTVVETFPAVSQFWKYKPEEFLKQPVYSRDFPPCKYC